GGACCATCCGGCCTATTGCGCTCAACCGGAAGAACGCGCTCTTTGCAGGACATGACGCCGGAGCTGAAAACTGGGCTGTCATCGCCTCGCTGATCGAGACCTGCAAGCTCAACGTCGTCGATCCCCATGCCTGGTTGGCCTCGACCCTCAGCGCCATAGCCGGCGGTCATCGGCAGAGCCAGATCACCAAACTGCTCCCGTGGAACTACACTGCAAGAATCGG
This is a stretch of genomic DNA from Oceanibaculum indicum P24. It encodes these proteins:
- a CDS encoding IS66 family transposase, giving the protein RGLDPDDRLAARRERSAPAVARIKEWLDHHRARVSAKAPLGEALSYIARYWAGLALFLIDGRIELDNNAVERTIRPIALNRKNALFAGHDAGAENWAVIASLIETCKLNVVDPHAWLASTLSAIAGGHRQSQITKLLPWNYTARIGD